The following proteins come from a genomic window of Acidobacteriota bacterium:
- a CDS encoding polysaccharide deacetylase family protein has product MNNPKAVIHVDLDGAADIFGCHGLSWESETDPIFESGLSACLDFLDVHQLKATLFVIARDLENPAKLALLQDAVARGHEIASHTMHHAWLSDCSSEQKRAEIFESKAALEKTLGVNVGGFRAPSYKIDREALELVAEAGYRYDSSVYPDSAFARRIGVPSILSTPSRPLLDRDLIELPMPSHRPAPFPFHPSYGQVLGGWYSRWRLNAFRRSGNPLVLLFHLADFAAPLAKSELKGHKSKIYTQSHLSQRSKLRHCEEVIEQVKALYDTTTTDRLVEQGTRSRDLVLGISTTHETGSSLFDGHNCLAAISEERMDRVKFSTIYPPEKSIRAVIETAGVSPERITDVVVAGIPGGKLFRRMVANQWADTSDFHGWNDYFPHFNKLLYRVYAWKRALGYGRVITFLKQAYGIEPRLHFVPHHLCHASSVYRTAPFDDALIVTADGVGDYDSMSVSYGMEGRIRHLHTIEYPHSLGQFYTACTQVLGFKANRHEGKITGLSGFGEAKPDLYDKVRSTIRVSGPGFQLDKRYYSEGIIRGFGFGSMMRGESLFEALQYRNYKQPLARLLEGYSREDVAHVFQRILEEELIAIVRPFAEQTAARNLCLSGGIFANVKANAALFHAFGFENVYIYPNMGDGGLGPGAALELMQAEPTPSDSMYLGPEYSEAQMVEALDAVADEGLTYERLDDPETRIAELLAEKNVIARFDGRMEFGPRALCNRTILYSTTEPEANDWLNKRLGRTEFMPFAPVVMAEHADRLFPSVKGMEHACKFMTIILDCTEWMKEHCPAVVHVDGTARPQFITPEINPSIYRILERYNELTGIPVLVNTSFNMHEEPIVCSPKDAIRAYLSSRLDYLAMGPFLATIKSETQQDE; this is encoded by the coding sequence GTGAATAATCCCAAGGCCGTGATCCACGTCGATCTCGATGGGGCGGCAGACATCTTTGGCTGCCATGGCCTGTCCTGGGAGTCGGAAACCGATCCTATCTTCGAGAGCGGCCTTTCTGCATGCCTCGATTTTCTTGACGTCCATCAACTCAAGGCGACCCTGTTCGTGATCGCCCGCGATCTCGAGAATCCAGCCAAACTGGCGTTGTTACAGGACGCGGTGGCTCGGGGCCACGAGATCGCCTCCCACACGATGCACCACGCCTGGCTGTCGGACTGTAGTTCGGAGCAGAAGCGCGCCGAGATCTTTGAAAGCAAGGCTGCCCTGGAGAAGACGTTGGGTGTCAACGTCGGCGGCTTCCGCGCGCCGAGTTACAAGATCGATCGTGAAGCACTGGAACTCGTTGCTGAGGCCGGTTATCGCTATGACTCGTCGGTCTATCCCGATTCGGCTTTCGCACGTAGAATCGGGGTCCCTTCGATCCTTTCAACGCCTTCGCGGCCACTGCTCGATCGAGATCTGATTGAGTTGCCGATGCCATCCCATCGACCGGCGCCGTTTCCGTTCCATCCGTCCTACGGACAGGTCCTAGGCGGTTGGTACTCTCGCTGGCGACTCAATGCATTTCGCCGCAGCGGGAACCCTCTCGTGCTGCTATTTCACCTGGCGGATTTCGCAGCACCGCTGGCAAAATCAGAGCTCAAAGGTCACAAATCCAAGATCTACACCCAGTCACATCTTTCACAGCGCTCCAAATTGCGGCACTGTGAAGAAGTGATCGAGCAGGTAAAGGCGTTGTACGACACCACGACGACTGATCGACTAGTTGAGCAAGGGACTCGCTCTAGAGATCTTGTGCTCGGAATCAGCACGACTCACGAAACGGGAAGTTCGCTGTTTGATGGCCACAACTGCCTGGCAGCCATCAGCGAGGAGCGGATGGATCGGGTCAAGTTTTCGACGATCTATCCGCCGGAAAAAAGTATTCGGGCAGTGATCGAGACTGCGGGAGTCTCACCGGAGCGGATCACCGATGTGGTTGTGGCGGGCATTCCCGGCGGGAAGTTGTTTCGGCGAATGGTCGCCAATCAGTGGGCCGACACTTCCGATTTTCACGGGTGGAACGACTATTTCCCGCACTTCAACAAACTGCTTTACAGGGTGTACGCCTGGAAGCGTGCACTGGGCTACGGACGTGTAATTACCTTCCTGAAGCAGGCTTACGGGATCGAGCCACGTCTTCATTTTGTACCGCATCATTTGTGTCACGCTTCGTCGGTCTACCGGACGGCCCCCTTCGACGATGCACTGATCGTTACCGCCGACGGGGTGGGGGATTACGACTCGATGTCGGTTTCCTACGGCATGGAGGGGCGGATCCGTCATCTGCATACCATCGAATACCCGCACTCCCTCGGGCAGTTCTACACCGCCTGCACGCAGGTGCTCGGGTTCAAGGCCAACCGCCATGAGGGCAAGATTACGGGACTCAGTGGATTTGGCGAGGCCAAACCCGATCTGTATGACAAGGTGCGGAGCACCATCCGCGTTTCCGGGCCCGGCTTCCAGCTTGACAAGCGTTACTACTCCGAGGGCATCATTCGCGGTTTCGGCTTCGGTAGCATGATGCGAGGTGAGAGTCTTTTTGAGGCTCTGCAATATCGCAACTACAAACAGCCCCTCGCGCGACTGTTAGAGGGTTACTCACGCGAAGATGTGGCTCATGTCTTTCAGCGAATTCTTGAAGAAGAGCTTATCGCGATCGTGCGCCCATTCGCAGAGCAAACGGCGGCCCGCAATCTCTGTCTCAGTGGCGGTATCTTTGCTAACGTCAAGGCCAATGCCGCGTTGTTTCACGCGTTCGGCTTCGAAAACGTCTACATCTATCCGAACATGGGCGATGGCGGGCTCGGCCCCGGCGCGGCACTGGAGTTGATGCAGGCAGAACCGACTCCGAGCGATAGCATGTATCTGGGTCCCGAGTACAGCGAGGCTCAAATGGTCGAGGCTCTCGACGCCGTGGCGGACGAAGGCTTAACCTACGAGAGACTCGACGACCCGGAAACGCGGATTGCAGAGCTTCTGGCGGAGAAGAACGTCATCGCGCGATTCGACGGCCGCATGGAATTTGGTCCCCGCGCGTTGTGCAACCGTACGATCCTTTACAGCACGACAGAACCCGAGGCCAACGATTGGCTCAACAAACGGTTGGGGCGGACCGAGTTCATGCCGTTCGCCCCGGTCGTGATGGCGGAACACGCGGACCGACTCTTCCCCAGCGTCAAGGGTATGGAGCACGCCTGCAAGTTCATGACGATCATTCTGGACTGCACCGAGTGGATGAAGGAACACTGCCCGGCGGTGGTACACGTTGATGGCACCGCACGTCCCCAGTTCATCACTCCGGAGATTAATCCCAGCATCTACCGCATCCTGGAGCGCTACAACGAATTGACCGGCATTCCGGTGTTGGTAAATACCAGTTTCAATATGCACGAAGAGCCGATCGTCTGTTCGCCGAAGGATGCAATTCGCGCTTATTTGTCTTCGCGTCTGGATTATCTTGCGATGGGTCCCTTTCTGGCCACGATCAAGAGTGAAACGCAGCAAGACGAATGA
- a CDS encoding glycosyltransferase family 2 protein codes for MLQEPTRGDLMTVDSRATLELSVICPFYNESEILVAALHGLLKKLRELSVEWELIVVNDGSRDGSLDVARDVAADEPRLRVLSYDRNRGRGHALRTGIGQARGAIIVTTEIDLSWGDDIVEQLYTAIQADPATDIVIASPHLSGGGYRNVPWKRVFFSRFGNRVIRTLMTNAATMNTGMTRAYRRYCIRSLPLEEDGKEFHLEVVLKAQALNYRFSEIPALLEWKEYKLQDRKVERKSSSKVNKLVLTHSLFSLFGNPMRYVWGLSVVSLLLSFGFLVAAIWRLFLGQVSVYMVIISLAMAIITMMLFAFGVIAQQANMVQKEIWTLKQGLRDLMRERSVRGPSGVNDADR; via the coding sequence ATGCTGCAAGAACCGACTCGGGGCGATCTGATGACCGTGGACAGCCGGGCGACGCTTGAATTGTCGGTGATCTGTCCGTTCTACAACGAGTCCGAGATCCTCGTGGCCGCCCTCCACGGTCTCCTCAAGAAACTGCGCGAATTGTCGGTCGAATGGGAGTTGATCGTCGTCAACGACGGCTCGCGAGACGGCTCGCTGGACGTGGCTCGCGACGTCGCCGCCGACGAACCGCGGCTGCGTGTGCTGTCCTACGACCGCAACCGCGGTCGGGGCCATGCGTTGCGGACCGGAATCGGGCAGGCTCGCGGTGCGATCATCGTCACCACCGAGATTGATCTGTCATGGGGAGACGATATCGTCGAGCAACTCTACACGGCGATTCAAGCTGACCCCGCAACGGACATCGTCATCGCCAGTCCGCATCTTTCCGGTGGTGGCTATCGAAACGTTCCGTGGAAGAGGGTTTTCTTCAGCCGTTTCGGCAACCGCGTTATCCGCACGCTGATGACCAACGCCGCCACCATGAATACCGGCATGACCCGGGCCTACCGTCGATACTGTATCCGTTCCTTGCCGTTGGAAGAGGATGGTAAGGAGTTCCACCTGGAGGTGGTTCTAAAGGCCCAGGCGTTGAACTACCGCTTCAGCGAGATCCCGGCGCTGCTTGAGTGGAAGGAGTACAAGCTTCAGGATCGCAAGGTCGAGCGCAAGAGTTCTTCCAAGGTCAATAAGCTGGTTCTGACCCATAGCCTGTTTAGTTTGTTTGGAAATCCAATGCGCTATGTCTGGGGGCTAAGCGTTGTCAGTCTATTGCTCAGCTTCGGTTTTCTGGTGGCTGCAATCTGGCGTCTATTCCTTGGTCAGGTTTCGGTCTACATGGTGATCATCAGCCTTGCGATGGCAATCATCACGATGATGCTGTTTGCCTTCGGGGTCATCGCTCAGCAGGCCAACATGGTTCAGAAGGAAATATGGACGCTGAAGCAGGGGCTTCGGGACCTGATGCGGGAGCGGTCGGTCAGGGGGCCGTCAGGCGTCAATGACGCGGATCGATAA
- a CDS encoding glycosyltransferase family 39 protein: MNSTDIPRLVALRRWLVPALLLLFASQGLFSMRQKSVTTDEIMYLTAGYYHLRTGEFGYNRTNPPLTKMLTALPLLVLSPDLPAIESDPATWSEIEQWRYSRKFLYENRINADRILFATRLPVLALALILGLYVQRWARRLYGERAALLSLFLFAFSPNLLAHARLATQDLALATFGFAAAYHLWRYIEQPTWRPLLLSATYFAVAAATKTTAILLVLPLLLALTLPFLSASRDSSPGISAGPLDRIRRPLPRRLAKIVLTYGVFAICSLSVLNLSYGFEGSFVSAGHYEKARTLEHRLSTVAPPLAPVFRAGLHLPVPIPEPMIRLIEFQSTRISEGNNVFFHGRLSREGWWYVIPVAVLIKTPLPLLLLASLSMGAIVWRRRPLMGEWFLIGTTFFMLALFAYFKSVSIGLRYVLLIYPCLHVLAGRWLQDGRVLRRGARVALTLALSWYLVGAVRTYPHYLPYFNETVGGSRNGYRFLADSFVDWGQDLPALKIYMERNGIERIRLAYFGSADATHHGIEYDYLPSVGLAPNGPGQKWWYEPDALPGERFDPAGGPIAISATMYNGVFLTGFYEPLHELEPVAQVGHSILIFDPERR, translated from the coding sequence ATGAATTCTACGGATATTCCTCGACTCGTTGCCCTGCGCCGCTGGCTGGTCCCGGCCTTGCTGTTGCTGTTTGCTTCGCAGGGCCTGTTCAGCATGCGGCAGAAGTCGGTGACGACCGACGAGATCATGTACCTGACGGCGGGTTACTACCACCTACGTACCGGCGAGTTTGGCTACAACCGGACCAATCCGCCGTTGACGAAGATGTTGACTGCACTCCCGTTGCTGGTTTTGTCTCCCGACCTACCGGCTATAGAGAGCGATCCGGCCACCTGGTCCGAAATCGAGCAATGGCGTTATTCACGGAAGTTCCTTTACGAAAATCGAATCAACGCGGACCGCATCCTGTTCGCGACGCGCCTGCCTGTCCTGGCCCTGGCACTTATCCTGGGGTTGTACGTCCAACGCTGGGCTCGACGGCTCTACGGCGAACGCGCAGCGTTGCTATCGTTGTTTCTGTTCGCGTTCTCACCTAACCTGCTGGCGCATGCACGCCTGGCGACTCAGGACCTGGCGCTGGCGACTTTCGGATTCGCGGCTGCGTACCACCTGTGGCGCTATATCGAGCAGCCTACCTGGCGTCCGTTGCTTCTGAGCGCAACCTACTTTGCCGTCGCTGCGGCGACGAAGACTACTGCCATCCTACTGGTCCTGCCGCTGTTGCTCGCCCTGACGTTGCCGTTCCTCTCGGCGAGCCGCGATTCTTCACCAGGTATCTCTGCGGGCCCCCTGGATCGGATCCGGCGGCCGCTCCCACGCCGACTGGCGAAGATCGTCCTGACGTACGGGGTGTTCGCGATCTGTTCTCTGTCAGTCTTGAACCTGAGCTACGGCTTTGAGGGCAGTTTCGTCTCCGCCGGTCACTATGAGAAGGCCCGAACTCTGGAGCATCGATTGTCCACAGTGGCTCCACCCCTCGCGCCCGTGTTCAGGGCCGGCCTGCATCTACCGGTTCCGATCCCCGAGCCGATGATCCGCCTGATCGAGTTTCAATCGACCCGGATCTCCGAGGGAAACAACGTCTTCTTTCACGGGCGACTCTCCAGAGAAGGCTGGTGGTACGTGATTCCCGTTGCCGTCCTGATCAAGACGCCCTTGCCGCTCTTGCTGTTGGCCTCTCTGTCGATGGGCGCCATCGTCTGGCGCCGACGACCGTTGATGGGTGAGTGGTTTTTGATCGGGACGACGTTCTTCATGCTGGCTCTGTTCGCTTACTTCAAGAGTGTCAGTATCGGTCTGCGTTATGTCCTGTTGATCTATCCGTGTCTCCATGTCCTGGCGGGTCGTTGGCTACAGGACGGGCGGGTCTTGCGAAGAGGCGCTCGGGTCGCGCTCACATTGGCCCTGTCCTGGTACCTCGTGGGGGCCGTCAGGACCTATCCCCATTACCTGCCGTATTTCAATGAAACCGTCGGCGGATCGCGTAACGGGTATCGGTTCCTTGCCGATTCATTCGTAGATTGGGGACAGGACCTCCCGGCATTGAAGATCTACATGGAGCGGAACGGGATCGAGCGAATTCGGCTGGCCTATTTTGGCAGCGCTGACGCTACGCATCATGGGATCGAGTACGATTACCTTCCATCCGTCGGACTGGCTCCGAATGGTCCCGGCCAGAAGTGGTGGTACGAGCCGGATGCTTTGCCCGGGGAGCGTTTTGACCCTGCGGGTGGACCGATCGCGATCAGTGCCACTATGTATAACGGTGTGTTCTTGACCGGCTTCTACGAGCCGCTCCACGAACTGGAACCGGTGGCCCAGGTCGGACATTCGATTCTGATTTTTGATCCGGAGAGGCGGTAA
- a CDS encoding glycosyltransferase family 4 protein: MMKIAIVAQPFDILPPRGSSLAIWAQELAGRLVPRHDVTIHSRETMDSPVDETRDGIRHRRVSLEADNTLVYRLRKLERIASRLFRRDVDLYYRHYYFARRFHRNYVAKVAATVAADGADVIVVINFSQFVKSLRQRNPNAKIVLVMQCDWLIELPRHEIAEVLEEVDAICGCSSYITGGVAKRFPEHAAKCHTLYNGSNPDLFRAPDSQEVDLKRQELDLQGKKVITFVGRVTPEKGVHTLVAAMREVAKKVPEAVLLVIGGFYANPPSPRWLSRGDRTPELTAIETLKPGYRERVEALAAAAGESVQILGSVPHTELPLLYAMSEFFVHPSIWNEPFGMILTEAMGCGKPVISTPTGGIPEVVADGETGRLVEPNCPEVMGRAIIDMLRDDEGRRRMGERGRQRMLERFTWDNTSRRFDDILATLK, encoded by the coding sequence ATGATGAAGATAGCGATCGTGGCCCAGCCGTTTGACATTCTTCCCCCTCGCGGGAGTTCTCTGGCGATCTGGGCCCAGGAGTTGGCCGGGCGACTTGTCCCGCGTCACGATGTCACGATTCACAGCCGCGAGACCATGGATTCCCCGGTCGACGAAACGCGAGATGGTATCCGTCACCGACGGGTCAGTCTCGAAGCCGACAATACGCTGGTCTACCGACTTCGCAAACTTGAACGGATTGCAAGTAGGCTGTTCCGTCGAGATGTCGACCTGTACTACCGACACTACTATTTCGCCCGTCGATTCCACCGAAACTATGTCGCAAAAGTGGCTGCGACGGTCGCCGCCGACGGGGCAGACGTGATCGTCGTCATCAACTTTTCACAATTTGTGAAGTCCCTTCGTCAGCGCAATCCGAACGCGAAGATTGTTCTCGTGATGCAGTGTGACTGGCTAATCGAACTGCCCAGGCATGAGATCGCCGAAGTGTTAGAGGAAGTCGATGCCATCTGTGGTTGCAGCAGTTACATCACCGGTGGAGTGGCCAAACGATTTCCAGAGCACGCCGCCAAGTGCCACACGTTGTACAATGGCTCAAATCCCGATCTATTTCGAGCCCCCGACTCCCAGGAGGTCGATCTAAAAAGGCAAGAGTTAGACCTGCAGGGTAAGAAGGTCATCACGTTTGTTGGACGTGTTACGCCAGAAAAAGGAGTGCATACCCTCGTGGCAGCGATGCGAGAGGTCGCGAAGAAGGTTCCCGAAGCAGTTCTGCTGGTCATCGGCGGGTTCTACGCAAATCCGCCGAGTCCACGTTGGTTAAGTAGGGGCGATCGCACGCCCGAGTTGACGGCGATTGAGACCCTGAAGCCCGGCTATCGTGAGCGGGTTGAGGCTCTGGCAGCGGCGGCAGGGGAGTCTGTCCAAATCCTCGGGAGTGTCCCTCACACGGAACTTCCATTGTTGTACGCGATGTCCGAATTCTTCGTGCACCCGTCGATCTGGAACGAGCCGTTCGGCATGATTCTTACCGAGGCGATGGGGTGTGGGAAACCCGTGATCTCGACGCCGACCGGCGGGATCCCGGAGGTCGTTGCCGACGGTGAGACCGGGCGATTGGTTGAGCCCAACTGCCCCGAAGTGATGGGTCGAGCGATCATCGACATGCTGCGCGACGACGAGGGGCGTCGAAGGATGGGCGAGCGCGGTCGTCAGCGGATGCTCGAACGATTTACCTGGGACAATACCTCGCGGAGGTTCGACGACATCCTTGCCACTCTGAAATGA
- a CDS encoding glycosyltransferase gives MANSDSLEHTKSPLMPDVGVLAVVPDEWDDVWQPRHHIMIRLAKYFNIVWFGPMRDRQALWKASKKSQLDSPAPGFEIYAQDRWLPVAYRPKWLVKSASRLRLWRAKSILRAAGVKRTVLYMWRPEFVAMLDDADYDSSAYHIDDEYTFSPTEQPISSDEYELISRADQVFMHSPALLRKKGHINSKTAFIPNGVDFHAYSSCDVEADDIAAIPHPRIGYVGRIKPQLDLQLLLELSQIHSDLSFVLVGPLVSTSTIEDEIRSLQNQQNVYFLGNKPVGTLPTYNCFFDVCMLCYRMDDYTKFIYPMKVHEYLATGLPVVGSPIESLLEFADTISLAQTREEWSAALLKSLSPEMNTTEMIKHRQSVARRHDWDVLALNVAVKMCNELGPSYSKRLNDFLQSSTFV, from the coding sequence ATGGCGAATAGCGACTCTCTTGAGCACACGAAATCTCCTCTAATGCCGGATGTCGGGGTGCTTGCGGTAGTACCCGATGAGTGGGATGACGTTTGGCAACCGCGACATCACATCATGATTCGACTGGCGAAGTACTTCAATATCGTTTGGTTTGGGCCGATGCGGGATCGACAGGCGTTGTGGAAAGCGTCTAAAAAGTCCCAGTTGGATTCGCCTGCTCCGGGTTTCGAAATATATGCCCAAGACAGGTGGCTTCCAGTAGCGTACCGACCCAAATGGCTTGTCAAATCCGCGTCCCGACTTCGTCTGTGGCGAGCGAAATCGATATTACGAGCTGCCGGTGTTAAGCGAACAGTCCTTTATATGTGGCGACCCGAGTTTGTCGCGATGCTTGATGATGCTGACTATGATTCCAGCGCCTATCACATCGATGATGAGTACACTTTTTCGCCCACGGAACAGCCGATATCTTCCGACGAGTACGAACTGATTAGTCGTGCGGATCAGGTATTCATGCATTCACCGGCGTTGCTGAGGAAAAAGGGGCACATCAATTCCAAAACAGCATTTATACCCAATGGAGTTGATTTTCACGCGTACTCGTCATGCGACGTGGAGGCAGACGACATAGCCGCCATTCCGCACCCTCGCATTGGGTACGTGGGAAGGATCAAACCGCAGCTTGATCTGCAGTTGTTACTTGAGTTGTCGCAGATTCACTCGGATTTGTCGTTTGTGTTGGTTGGACCCTTGGTGTCGACGAGCACAATCGAAGATGAAATTAGATCGCTACAGAATCAGCAAAACGTTTATTTTCTTGGAAATAAGCCGGTCGGGACTTTGCCAACATACAATTGCTTTTTTGATGTATGCATGCTTTGTTACCGAATGGATGACTACACGAAATTTATTTATCCAATGAAAGTGCACGAGTATCTGGCAACCGGGCTTCCGGTCGTCGGTTCGCCTATCGAGAGTTTGTTGGAGTTTGCCGACACAATCTCATTGGCTCAGACCAGAGAGGAATGGTCTGCCGCTTTGCTGAAGTCATTGAGCCCTGAAATGAACACCACGGAGATGATCAAGCATCGACAAAGTGTTGCCAGGCGGCACGACTGGGACGTATTGGCTCTGAACGTAGCAGTAAAGATGTGTAACGAACTTGGGCCCTCTTACTCGAAAAGGCTGAATGATTTTTTGCAGTCGTCGACATTCGTATGA
- a CDS encoding glycosyltransferase family 2 protein yields MASPFVSIIVPFFNAEKYIQTCIRSLLQQTHSDLEVLAIDDGSTDDSAKLLGEFADDQRLHILSRKNSGGPAAPRNSGLGKARGKYILFFDADDIADPSKVKRTVDCLENDLDMRGLVATDFSAIDENGYDVSSPGYLSKFDRIAALLRANQATGIVSMGPQESYELLLLGNFIGTSSVAVRRAVLVEVGRFDETLKNGDDYEFWLRLVRHSGMMLIGESLHKYRLVGSSISKRPAIQLAPNRIEVLKRQLEFARPGTQSIGVKRKIARNYNSMAWELKEAGDYVASKNYYRLAMRWSISVVSIRGLIMVSLRAIYGRLTRG; encoded by the coding sequence ATGGCTAGTCCTTTTGTGAGCATTATCGTTCCGTTTTTCAATGCGGAAAAATACATCCAAACTTGTATTCGGAGTCTGCTGCAGCAGACGCATTCTGATCTTGAGGTATTGGCAATTGATGACGGATCAACGGATGACAGCGCTAAACTATTGGGCGAGTTCGCGGATGATCAGAGGCTCCACATTCTTTCCAGGAAGAACAGTGGTGGGCCGGCGGCTCCAAGAAATAGTGGCCTCGGAAAGGCTCGGGGCAAATATATATTATTTTTCGATGCAGACGATATTGCTGACCCGAGTAAAGTGAAAAGAACCGTAGATTGTCTCGAGAACGACCTGGATATGCGCGGCCTGGTTGCGACTGACTTTAGTGCGATAGATGAGAACGGGTACGATGTCAGCAGCCCAGGTTACCTGTCAAAATTTGATCGTATTGCGGCGCTGTTACGGGCGAACCAGGCGACTGGAATCGTGTCAATGGGGCCGCAAGAATCGTATGAATTACTGCTACTTGGAAATTTTATTGGCACTTCAAGTGTGGCTGTCAGGAGAGCAGTGCTCGTTGAGGTGGGTCGTTTTGATGAAACTCTCAAAAACGGCGATGACTATGAGTTTTGGTTACGGCTTGTCAGACACAGCGGCATGATGCTAATTGGAGAATCCCTTCATAAGTATCGTTTGGTCGGCAGCAGCATAAGCAAACGGCCGGCAATTCAGCTGGCCCCTAATCGTATAGAAGTATTAAAACGGCAACTGGAGTTCGCCCGCCCTGGTACTCAGAGCATCGGTGTAAAGCGAAAAATTGCGCGTAATTACAATTCAATGGCTTGGGAGTTGAAAGAGGCCGGTGATTATGTTGCTTCAAAGAATTACTATCGGCTGGCGATGCGTTGGAGTATCAGCGTGGTGTCCATTCGAGGACTGATCATGGTTTCGCTGCGGGCGATTTATGGTCGCTTGACTAGGGGCTGA
- a CDS encoding glycosyltransferase, producing MKIISIGLPVFNGDNYLAAAIESLLAQSFENFELIILDNASSDGTEEICRKAAGLDDRITYVRNGENIGAAKNFNKVFHLSNAQYFKWAAHDDICAPSFLEKALNALESDHSAVLAYPKTMVVDEISNREYPYEVRLDTDGEYAPDRFASLLVGHKCFEIFGLIRSNFLKQTKLIGDYVNGDGVLLAELSLVGKFIEIEEFLFFAYKHEIQSMSMLTDLEAFAEWFNPEKKWTGKIPYSFMYVEYAKAIIRAQISWRLKKQCLARLYWSAKTRKKVFRKEMLNLLPLPKRTSSSQN from the coding sequence ATGAAAATAATCTCTATAGGACTTCCAGTTTTCAATGGCGACAACTACTTGGCCGCTGCTATTGAGTCTCTCCTCGCGCAATCATTTGAAAATTTTGAGCTAATTATCCTAGACAATGCATCCTCAGATGGCACCGAAGAAATTTGCCGCAAAGCGGCCGGTTTGGACGATCGAATTACTTATGTTCGAAATGGCGAAAATATTGGCGCGGCAAAAAACTTCAATAAAGTATTCCACCTTTCAAATGCTCAGTACTTCAAGTGGGCAGCTCATGATGACATTTGCGCCCCCAGTTTCCTGGAGAAGGCGCTAAATGCACTGGAAAGCGATCACTCAGCAGTCCTGGCTTATCCTAAAACTATGGTAGTAGATGAGATATCGAACCGCGAATACCCTTACGAAGTGCGACTGGATACGGATGGCGAATATGCGCCCGATAGATTCGCGTCACTACTCGTGGGACACAAGTGCTTCGAGATCTTTGGCCTGATCCGCTCGAATTTTCTTAAGCAAACGAAGTTAATAGGTGATTACGTAAATGGGGACGGTGTGTTGCTTGCGGAACTATCGTTAGTTGGAAAATTTATCGAAATTGAAGAGTTTCTTTTTTTCGCGTATAAGCACGAAATTCAGTCGATGAGTATGCTTACTGACCTTGAAGCCTTCGCCGAGTGGTTCAACCCTGAAAAAAAATGGACAGGCAAGATTCCTTATTCCTTCATGTACGTTGAATACGCGAAAGCGATCATTCGGGCTCAAATAAGTTGGAGATTAAAAAAGCAGTGTCTTGCGCGATTGTATTGGAGCGCGAAAACGAGGAAGAAAGTATTTCGAAAAGAGATGCTCAACTTATTGCCACTGCCGAAACGAACCTCCAGCTCTCAAAATTGA
- a CDS encoding glycosyltransferase family 2 protein — MKLTVAICTWNRATMLRKSLGAFVEMDVPPNLEWELIVVDNNSTDDTELVINSFASKLPIKYVFEEKQGKSHALNRAVSLASGDYIIWTDDDAKVTSAWLNAYAAAFQEWPEASFFGGAVIPWFETEPPSWLRRIVPSVQGAYALVDFGDEPIDLTRKKVPHGVNMAIKTSVQRQYEYDTNVGPRPNSQLRGEETALVRSMIQDGHRGKWTPSAIVRHHVPKERQTLKYLRAFYRGLGEFESARQPVEAKGHFRKPLWMWRKAIVSECEYRVKKMTTEPEVWANSLVRSSIAWGRLLGSESKLR; from the coding sequence ATGAAACTCACTGTCGCCATATGTACTTGGAATAGGGCTACTATGCTTAGAAAATCGCTAGGTGCATTCGTCGAAATGGACGTTCCGCCAAACCTTGAGTGGGAACTGATAGTCGTCGACAACAATTCGACGGATGATACGGAATTAGTAATTAATTCGTTCGCATCCAAACTGCCGATCAAATATGTTTTTGAAGAGAAGCAAGGTAAATCGCATGCCCTAAATCGTGCAGTATCTCTAGCAAGTGGCGATTATATAATTTGGACAGATGATGACGCTAAAGTCACGAGCGCATGGCTCAATGCATATGCTGCTGCTTTCCAAGAGTGGCCTGAAGCGAGCTTTTTTGGGGGGGCCGTCATTCCTTGGTTCGAAACCGAACCGCCGAGCTGGCTTCGGCGAATAGTACCTTCAGTTCAGGGCGCATATGCCCTGGTTGATTTTGGAGACGAACCGATTGACCTTACGCGGAAGAAAGTACCCCATGGTGTGAACATGGCGATCAAGACATCGGTTCAAAGGCAGTATGAGTATGACACAAACGTAGGTCCACGCCCGAACAGCCAATTGCGCGGAGAGGAGACCGCATTAGTTCGATCAATGATACAAGACGGTCATAGAGGGAAGTGGACGCCTTCGGCAATTGTTCGTCATCATGTACCGAAAGAAAGACAGACTTTAAAATACCTTAGAGCATTTTATCGCGGTCTTGGTGAATTCGAGTCCGCCCGCCAACCAGTCGAAGCGAAGGGACATTTTCGCAAGCCTCTTTGGATGTGGAGAAAGGCGATAGTAAGCGAGTGCGAATATCGAGTTAAGAAAATGACCACGGAACCGGAAGTCTGGGCTAATTCTCTTGTCCGCTCGAGTATTGCGTGGGGAAGATTATTAGGAAGTGAGTCAAAACTTCGATAG